Genomic segment of Synechococcus sp. A18-25c:
CTTCTGACCATCCGAGATGCAGTAGCTCTTGGCATCGGAGGGCCGAATGGTAGTGTGCACTCCCAAACCAAGGCCAGTGGTCTCAGAAATATTCTCCTCCAACTCCATCACGTCGCCGTTGAAGCGAACGCGATACATATTGAACCCTGGAGGTGGGTCGGTCACCGAGGTGGGCATCCCGTAAATCAGGGAGTTCATGCCGCCCTGGCAACTGTTGATGAACTCAAACTCCTGATAAGGGTTCTTGCTTGGGAAAGCCTGAATATGGTGGCTAATGGGGTTGTAATCGCCATAGTTCCAATACCAGAGCGATGCCAGAGCACGGCCAGTGCCAAGATCCAAAAGATTGACACCTCCGCCCATCTTCTGCGGCATCACAAGAATGCGATTACCCAGGTCGTAACCATTCAGATTGAACTTAAGGTCGCTGATGTTGACGATTTCACGCTCAACCTTGAGACCCTTAGGTGTGATGTAGTCCTTCGGACGTTCCGTGACGCGCACCCCCTGATCGGGGACGAGCTTGTGACCATCGCCGGTCGTAGCACCACTGCCAGTCGCCGTCGCCGAAGACGCCGCATCAGCAGGTTTTGCTACCCCTGTCGTTAGCAGTCCAAGCATTGAGAAGGCTCCGAGCTGAAGGCTCTGGCGCCGGCTCATACCGGTTGACTGCTGCTCGGACTCCGTCATGGCCTGGATGAATCAAAACGGCGTTGGCTTGACACCAACGTTTCAAACCTATTGAGCCCCTAAAAAAGCGTCAGTGAGTAGGAATGCCCTTCTAGCCCCAGCAGCTTCTTCCACAAGGCATCGACTTGAAAAGCACCAGAACAAGTGGCTTCTGGCCGTCACGGCAGACCAACGCTGATCGATGCTCTCGTCGTCCGGCACGCGATTGGAGACAGGACACACTGAGGGGGGCAAAACACGTCCGCCGTGTCAAAACCAGTGCGTCGTGACTGCATCGAGCTGGCCGATGGCTCGATCAGGCGGCCAGCCTCAGAATCAACACATGGTTGTTCAAAAAGGCCACATGAAGCCTTCGGTGGTGGCTTATGCCCTGGATCGTCTCGCTGACCTCGGCATCGGTCACGTGTTTGGAGTGCCAGGTGACTACTCCTTTCCCATCAACGATGCCGTGGAAGTGCACTCCCGGTTGAGCTGGGTGCCATCTGCGAATGAGCTGAACGCGGCTTACGCAGCTGATGGTTACGCCCGGCGCCGGGGAGCGGCCATGGTCTGCACCACCTATGGAGTGGGTGAACTCAGTGCACTGAATGGCCTGATGGGTGCCATGGCAGAGCGACTACCCGTGTTTCATCTAGTCGGAACACCAAGCCTGAGGATTGTGCGCCAAGGACTGATCTGCCATCACACCCTCGGCGATCATGTTTATGACCGTTTCGAAGCCATTTCTGCCTCCGCCAGTTGCGTCAGTGCAAGGCTCACCCCCGACAATGTTGTCGTCGAATTGGAGCGCGTGATCGACAAGGCTCTGGAGGAATCCAGGCCGGCTTATCTCACCTTTCCAATGGATCTCGCCCTAATGCCAATCACGGGGACGCCAATTCAAGGCTCTCCTCTTGGGGCGATTCATCAACACGCCAGTGTGGAAGCAGAACTCGAAGCAGTCCTCGATCTCCTCGAAAAGCGAATCGCTTCAGCATCAAGGCCAGTGGTGCTGCCAACCATCACCTTGAAGCGCTTCGGACTGGTGAAGGCCTTCGAACACTTTCTCAATGCGTCGGGGTTGGCCTATGCAACAACGCCCATGGACAAGGGACTGCTCAACGAGGAGCACCCTGCATTCCTAGGGATGTACAACGGTGGTCGGTCAACACCCGCAGCCTTGCGCAGCGTGGTGGAAGACGCCGATTTGGTGATCGACTTCGGCGGCTTGGTTCTGGAGGATCTGAACACAGGGCTCTGGAGTGGATCACTCGATCCCAAGACAATCATTGCCTTGCATGCCGACTGGGTCCAAGCCGGTGATCAAGTGTTCACAAGCGTCAGCATCAGTGATGTGCTGGCGGGAATCACCAAGCGCTTGGAGACTTCATCAACACAACACTCTTTGTGGGGTGACCATCGCCCCGTCCAGCCTGAGCCGATCCTGCCCCTTGAGGGGGAGCAGCATCACCCCTCCGATTCAGCGAGCTTTTACCCCCGCTTGCAGCGATTTCTTCGGTCCAACGACATCTTGGTGTCCGATACAGGCACGTGCCTCCTGAAACTAAATGCCCTGCGACTACCAGCAAACGTCGTGATGGAAAGTCAAACCCTCTGGTCGTCAATTGGATGGGGAACACCAGCAGCTTTGGGATGCGCTTTAGCAGAACCAAAGCGACGCGTCGTGCTGGTCACCGGTGATGGAGCACACCAACTCACGGTGCAGGAGATCGGCGTCATGGGTTTCACGCACATCAACCCTGTGGTGATTGTGCTCAACAACGGTCTCTACGGGGTGGAGGCTTTGATCAGTGAGACCGGGCATGCCTACAACACGTTGCCACCTTGGCGTTATGCAGACATTCCTGCAGCACTGGGATGCCAAGGATGGTGGTGCGGTAGGGCTGCAACCGTCGCTGAACTGGAGCAATCATTGGCCGCCATCAATGAATTGCAAGGAGCTGCCTACCTCGAAGTGCTGATTCCTGCCGAAGAAAGTCAACCCCTGGCTGACGAGGTGATCGAAATCATGCATCAAACCACCACACCCGATGGGGCATGACCGGCAGCAACAGTCACACGGGTCTTCACTTGCCTTTCAAAATTGATCGAAAACGGTGAAGCGTGAAAGGACTGGCTTGATTGGCCTTCCACACATCGATCCATAAAAAATATTGATTGGATTGATTACATTTTTACGGGTGAAAGAGCAACAACATCAGAACCCCATGGCTAAAAAAACGATTCAAACAACAGCTGACATCGGCCAAATGAAACCCTAGACTCCAGACGAAGTCTTAAAAATCTCAATCAAGCAGACAATTCAACAAAATTCCTAAAGCCAAGAAAGAAATTGCAAGACAACCTTTTAAACGTGTTTTTGGAGAAATAAATTGAAGACTATTATTTTTGAATTTCAACCGAAGTCGGGAAAGGAATTTCAATCTGACGGTCCTCGAAAGCTTGAAGAATTCCCTCCTTCATTCTGGAAATCGAGTCAAAGAATGATCCAGCATCCTCGTGCATCGAATCAACCATAAAAGAAAAATCAAGACTGTAGTCAGACAATGTTGATAATCTGCATGCACCCAATTTTAATTGTGAATCTGATTCAACAACATCGCGAATGATGCTGGGTATTTCCCTTCGCTTATCACTTGGAGTGTCATAAGCAATACTCACAGAATGTTTGAAATTATTGACAACAGCAATAATCGTTTTGATCTGAGCGATTAAATCTTGCTGGAGCTGGAGATAATCCTTCCAATTATCAGATGAAGCCTTGGCAAAGACAGTCAGTGCTGCACCACTGCTCCCCGCTTCACTAAAACTCACGACTGGCGAATCAAGACGACTACTGTTTTGGATCAAATCTTGAGTGCGCTCTACAATGGCATTGAGCTGACCAACTCCCAAACCACTGGGGAGATCCATCTTCAATTCAATGCCCTGACTAATCGAGTGCTCAGAAAGTCCAGAATTCTGCTTCCGATCTGAAAAGTTTTTGATAATTTCATCTTCAACTTTGTTGTTCGGAATCGTGATTCGTCCAGACAATGTAATCATGTCAATCGATCGCAATCCGATCCTGGAAACAAAACCCATTTCATTACCAATTTTGCAAAACTCACCAACTCGAACAGGACGGTCAGACTGAATGGCAATTCCTGCAAATAAATTACCAAGTAGACGCGATCCGCCCAAACCTACCGCCAATCCTGGTACAGCCGAGAACGCGATGACTGCATTAGGTGGCATGCCCAGCCTTAACATTAGCTGATAAAGCAAAATCACAGCACCAATGGCTCCAAAAAATCGCGAAAAGGGAAGGATTAGATTACGCAAACGACGCTTTTCCAATTCTGATTGACTCCCTCTGAAGCGCATCACCCAAACTGCGCTCGAACCAGCCATTGCCTCAAAAAACAACACAATGGCAACGCCAAACGAAATGTATGTAACCACATCAAAAAATGAGTTGGAATTTTGTAATGCTTCTCCAGTAAAATTGATTCGATTTGCCACGATGGTTTTTGCAATCATCGATAGCGGACCAATTGGAAGGGCAAGATAAAAGCGTCTCCAAGAAAGTTCAATTTGACGGTTGGCAAATCGATTCAAAAGATTGCCAGAGCTATCAACATTCAACCTGTAAGTGTTCAAAAGCTTGAAAAGACAAGCCATCACAAGCGGTAAATAAATTAACGCAAGCAGAATCGCCATCAAATATTGAAGAAGACTTTGCTCTCCGAAGGGGATTTGCAAGAAGAGCTTTATATCTTCCGGCAAGCTCACATACCACTTTGGAGGAACAAGATATCCCGGAGAGTAGGAGAAATCTTGGTAAATCCTTGGCGATGCAAGGGGGTTTTCGGAAATAATTTCATCAGCAGTCGTATCGCCATATGTTTGCCTGACAAATGCATACATTCTATTAATATTTTCGAGCGTTTCTTGTGAGAAGAAATAATCCTGGTTTCCATTATCGTTCTTGACTGAACGCGTCAATGTGATTGCAGTCCCAGGGATGGTCCAATCCGTTTGGTTCTTATTATTAGGGATATCAATTGGTTCTCTTGAGTGAGTAAATGCATAGTCAAGAATTTCTTTCAGCTTCAATACGGATTCTTCCAGTGTGTCCTTTCGAATACTCTCAGGGATGGATGAATCATCCATTGTTCTCTTCGCAACTCTGAAGAGCACTTCAGCTTCTTTGATCTCCTCACGAACACTCTCACTCCAGAGCATCCCTGGACTTTCATCTGCTTTTTGACCGACGTCTCGAATAATTTCACCAACCCGCGCCATTACGGCATAAAAACGCAAAAGTGTCTGCTGAGGAGTAAACCCTGTGACCTTACCGAGATAGGACTGATCCCAGTTTGAGTCATAGATTTCAAGCTGGTCATAAAACGGTTGTTCCTCAAGTGGAATGATGGTTTTTTCTTCTCCTAAACCGAGCGCAATCAACGTCTCGGCAGAGTGGGCATAGGAGAATGATGTCAAACCAATCAAAAGACCCAGAGCAATACCCCAAAAAAAGCGCAGAGATTTTTTCATGGTACGACTTTTTCTCGTATGCCAAATATAGGCGAAAAGACCAAAACTGACCAGTTCTACAAACGTCTACGCATCCTTGTCAACAAGCATTAAACGTTGAAACCAATTGAGATCAAACCAGGAATTGGATGCAAATCTTTGCGCACCGCACAACACCTGAACCGAAATCAGTGCATAAAAAAGTCGCATGATTCATTAACATACTGCTTAAGTTGTTACGACGTTGGTCCAGGTTTGCCTCAAGGGCTCTCGCTTGGCCAAGGGAAAGTTATCTGCGGCAAACCCAATCGAGCCCGCAATTTATAATGACATCAATCGGCATAAAAATTGTTCCAAAAGTGACTCCAAGCGGTCACTGAATCGATTTAAAAGAATTGGTTTCACGCACCTTTTGTGGCAAAACTGAAATCCAGCTCAACAACAGTGCCATAAGTCAACACAAGCCGCTAAAAATAAGATTAAAACTTAGTCCTGATCAAGATCCTCATCAGAAACATAAAAGGGTTCACTGGTGCCAGGCTCATCATTGCCCAGCACTAATGCTTTGAGTGAGTCATCACTTTCAAAAATAAACAGGCTTTCCTCATCGGGATGAATTCCCTTCATCTCCGGATGATCGTTAACGAGCCGATCCAAACGGCGGCGTTCTTTCCACCACCCGGATGCTTTTTCCGAGAGGTGAATCAAAAGAGCGAGATTCACCAGCACCAGAGCAAAAAACTCCATTGCCTGCATCAGAGGGCACCCGACGTACGACGACCATAGCGAGGGTCGCAGCCCCAGCCTGTGCCCAATGCTGCCAGAGTCCATTGCGGCAGGAGTGGACGGCCAGGCATCCAGCAGGCCATTATGAGAATGATTCTCGCTCCCAGGTCAAGGTTGTTCTATGGGTCAGGTGTGCCTGGTCTCAGGGCCTCCCGGATGCGGCAAAACCACATGGGTGCTGGAAACCTTGAGACAGCATCAGGGGTCATGCGCTTTCCTGCGTCTGGAAGGAGATCGTTCTGAGGGGCTGGAACAAGGTGTCGATGGCGGGATCGATCCGGCTTGGCTCAAGGATCAGATCCCTGAACTGATTTCGCTCCAGCCCTCAGAATCAGGTGAAGAGCTTCATCGTGAAGCCCAACTCACCTTGATTGAGGTTCAACAGTTTCGCGTTCCAGAAACGCTGGGCCTTGATGGCTACGGGGCCAGCGTCCGTGAGCGACTCGATGCACTCCGCCTGAAACCGGATCAGACCTTGCACTTTGGCCGAGATTCGGTGTTGCCGACTCACGACACTCTGGAGTTCAACAAACTTGAGGCCTGGCACATCAACCTCCAGCGCAGCGTTTGGGATCCCAACAGCCTCAGCAGTTTCTGGTTTGAACTCGTCAATGGGGCCTACGGCGATGTGTATCGCGCCAAAGGCTTGATGAATCTCCCAGATGGTCGCGCGTTTTTGTGCAACTGGATGGTCAGTCAACAGGAGTCACAGTTTCTGCCCTTAGACGGCATCGCTCCAGACTCCGAACGGCCGGATCGACCCTCTGCCTTGGTCGTCCAAGGCAAAGCGCTTGAACCACGCGGAATCCAAGCCACGATTGACGACTGTTTGCTGAGCGACGACGTGATGGCTCTGCAGCAACGCCACCGCCAAGAACAAATTCCCGCATCCTCAACCCAAAGCTGATTCACCATGAACCATGCAGTGATCTCCTGTTTACACGCCAACCTGGCGGCCGTTGAGGCGGTGCTCGAGGACATTGATTCTCAAGGAATTGACACGATTACCTGCCTGGGCGATCTGGTGGGCTATGGGCCACAACCCAACGAAGTGGTGGAGCTTGTGAGAGAGCGGGGGATTGCCTCCTGCCAAGGCTGCTGGGACGAAGACATCATCGATGGTTTAAATGCCTGCGAATGCAGCTATCCCTCCCAGTTGGCCGAACGCCGCGGCCACCGTGCGCATCATTGGACAGCCGCAACCCTGACGGAATCCAACAGGGCTTTTCTGGCTGAACTGCCCATGACGCTGCGCAGAGGGTCATCGCTGTTTGTTCATGGCAGTCCCAACAGCCAGCACGAATACCTACTGCCTGACATGAATGCTTTCGCCGCACTGGAACGTGTCGAAACAGCCGGGGCAGAAACCCTGTTTTGCGGGCATACCCATCAGCCCTACGTGAGAGAGCTCAGTGGCGGCAGCATCCGCGTGAGGGTTCAACAAGGCAATCAGATCCAACCGGCCATGGAACAAGAGCTCTCGTTGCCGATGCGCCGCATCGTCAACGCAGGATCCGTCGGTGAACCACGCCATGGCAGCACCAAAGCCACCTATGTCGTTCACAACGACGCCACAGGAGAGGTAGACATCCGTGAAGTGGCGTACGACGTCGACAAAACTTGCCGCGCGATTGTGGAAGCAGGACTTCCCGAGGTTTTTGCCTGGAGGCTCAGCCACGGCTTCGAGTACGCCGAACGAGCCGACGATGCCAGCCACGTGTGTGAGCGCTAATGGAACGCTGGGCACTGGTGAGTGGTTTGAACGGAGACCTTGATCTCTATGAGCGAATCCAACGTGATCTCAAACGTCAGCGTGACGTTGCCAGCTTGTTTGTGTTGGGTGACCTGGTGGGAGCTTGCACCTCTTGCAATGCCCTACTGGATCGGTTGAGGCGACCCAAGCCAGGTGATCTCACACCGGACTGCGTTTATGGCTGGAGAGACGACCAGTTGTTGGCTGAATGCGGGTACCGCGGTGAGCGCAAGGCCGATGCTCTGAGACAAAACGAGGGGGAGGCATCACTCGCCAACTTGTTGGCAGCCGTGGATCCCGACCATCTCGGTTGGCTGGCATCGCTGCAATTCGGATTCATCGAACTCGACTGTGCGCTCATCCACGGCAGCTCAGCCGATGTTGCTGATCGCCTAACGGAGACCACTTCCCCGCTGATCCTGATGGATCGGCTTACACGCCTCGACGTCAACCGTCTTTTTACGGCCCGCAGCGGTCGCCAATTCCGGCTGGAACTGACCGGCGGCGAGATTCGCTCCAAAGTGACCGATCACAGCGGTGAGCACCAGGCCGCACAGGCCGTGCCGAAGCGCAGCGTGATCGGCATCGGTGAAGGCGATCACTACACCCTCTACGACCCAGCCACGGATCACCTGACGTTCCTCGATCTCAGCAAGAGTCGCGGTCAACGCAAACGAGGGTTTGGTTAAGCCAAACTCGAAGAACAGCCAACGGCTCAAGCGTCACTCCAAGGAGCCATGCTGAGTTTTCATCCCCTGCCCTATGGACACCAGGACGCAGCCATCGACAGCGCGAGTCAACACACAGACCAGTGTGTATTCGCTGCTGGCTGCTCTTAGCTGCTTCAGTCTGATCTCAATTGCCATCCTGCTGATTCCCCAGGCGGTGAAAACCCACCGTTACAACCGGTGTGTGAACGTCCAAATCGACATGCGGGCGGCCATCAATCCCCAGGGTCAGCGCAGCCCAGGCAAAATGAATTATCTGAAAGCCGTCGAACACTGCGAAGGCTTGTAGATCACGGAGTCGAGATCATGGCTTTCTGCACACTGGTCGTCTCGCTAATCGTCCTGCTTTTAAGCAGCTCTCCAGGCCAGACCCATGGCAGAGGCATGTATGCCACGCAAGTCGAAGCTCAACAGAGAGCTGATCAGCTGGGGTGCAGCACCACGCATCAAAACAACAACCGCTGGATGCCCTGTGCCAATGAACAGGAGCTGCACCAGCAGCTACGGAAGCAATGAAACCAAGAGCAGCCTCTCAACGACAAGCACGACGGCTGCATCGCTGGCTTGTTCCGATCGCAGCCTTACCGCTCTTGATCACCGCTAGCACGGGATCCCTCTACAGCCTGTTGTTAGAGCAGGGGGTTGACGCTTTCTGGTTACTGAAGCTGCACACGGGCCGGTTCGGTTGGATCAATCTCCAACCGGTGTATCCCATCCTGCTTGGAGCCCTCACCATCGTGGTGACTGCGTCAGGCCTCGCCATGTTGTTAAAGCCGCAGCGTTGACGTTGCATTGCGGCTTCGATCTCAGTAGCGATCAAACACCGACAGGTTGCCGTCAAGGGCGATGGCCATGACGTCAAAACGCTCGGTCTCCACTCCCTGCATCTCCATCCCTGGAGAGCCCATGGGCATGCCTGGAACCGAGAGCCCTCGAATCTCAGGACGCTCAGTCAACAACCGTTGAATCGAAGCGACGGGCACGTGTCCCTCAATGACGTAGCCCTCAACCAGAGCCGTATGACAGGACGCCACATCAGGAGCGATGCCTTGCTGCTCTTTGACACCATCCATGGCTTCCGTCACCTGGTCATCGATGCGGAACCCAGCTGCTGCAAGGTGCTCACCCCACTGGGTGCAGCAACCGCAGCTGGCTGAGCGATACACCGTGATTTCTGGACCGTCGGCATGCATCGTGTTGGGCATGGATACCGGTCCACCGCTGGTGCCATGCGCCATAACGGGCGGGGTGGACCAAAGACACGTGGACAGCAACAACGCTCCAACCCTGCCAACAGCTTGAGGAAACGACAAAGAGGTCAAGGAACGGTGCGCAGTCATGGACGCAGAAAACAGGGCCAATGTGCTTCACCATTGAAGCGAATTGATCCAATCAACAGACCACACTCAGCATGGTGGCCATCCCTCTACAGCGCCAACACACCATTCATTGACAGGGTGTGGTCCAATTTCCCTGGTATCGCTTCATGTCATGACGGAAACGACGGTTTTGGACTTCAAGCTCAGCACAACGTTTGAGAGCTATCGCACCCACATGCATGCGCCAGAGCAGCAAGCCATGTTCAAGGCGATGGGGGTCTCGATCTTCTACATCGGCGTCAGCCATGACGACCCAACCCGAGCAACCGTGATGTTTCAAGGCCCGGAAAACGTGCTCTACGACATCTTCATGGCGCCTGACACCAAACCTGTCGTCGAAGCATCAGGCCATGTGTATGACGGCACCGTCATCACCCGCTGGCTGGCTGAGTAGGAAACACAAACGGGCGGCAACGCCTGATCCAACGATTGAGTCATGGTTGGTCATGGGTGGGCGCTTGGCTAAGCCAGAGATTGGGATTTAAATACAGCCACGACACGGACGGCGCCCCTGGGAAGAGGGGCGTTTTTTTTGCGAGATCTCTGCTGATTCACTGGGATGAGTCGGCAATGCAGCAAGGCATTGCTACTGAGAACACAGTGAAGTGCCAGAGCATGGCTTTACCCCGCATTGTCAGCAGCATCCTTGCCATTGCCGCAACCATCACCCTCTGGGGAGGTGCCGCTGCAGCAGAGTCAGCACAATATTGCGAATCCAACGTTGGTTCTCCCGACAATCCCAAGGAGTGGAAACACGGGCTGCTGGAGGGATATCTGCCTGCGAGCTCACTGCCGAATTCGCTTGAACTGCTGCCAGCTCCACCTCAATCCGGCTCCGCTGCCAACGCGCTGGATGTCGTAGAGGCTGAAGCCACGTTTCCGTTGCGAGGCACGCCGCGCTGGGACTTAGCTGCACGCGATGCCGACCTGCATTTCCCCGCTGCGGCTTCCATTTATTCCTGCGCTTTGGGCCTTCCCATCTCCAAAGAGGAAACACCGCGTCTTTACACCTTGCTCCACCGCATGCTCACCGATGCGGGTCTAGCCACTTATCAAGCGAAAAATCACTATCAACGAGCTCGACCGTTCACGATCAACAACCAGCCCATTTGCACCCCTGAGGATGAACAGGGCCTCAGAAATGACGGGTCTTATCCATCAGGCCACACCGCAGCCGGCTGGGCTT
This window contains:
- a CDS encoding alpha-keto acid decarboxylase family protein, with amino-acid sequence MVVQKGHMKPSVVAYALDRLADLGIGHVFGVPGDYSFPINDAVEVHSRLSWVPSANELNAAYAADGYARRRGAAMVCTTYGVGELSALNGLMGAMAERLPVFHLVGTPSLRIVRQGLICHHTLGDHVYDRFEAISASASCVSARLTPDNVVVELERVIDKALEESRPAYLTFPMDLALMPITGTPIQGSPLGAIHQHASVEAELEAVLDLLEKRIASASRPVVLPTITLKRFGLVKAFEHFLNASGLAYATTPMDKGLLNEEHPAFLGMYNGGRSTPAALRSVVEDADLVIDFGGLVLEDLNTGLWSGSLDPKTIIALHADWVQAGDQVFTSVSISDVLAGITKRLETSSTQHSLWGDHRPVQPEPILPLEGEQHHPSDSASFYPRLQRFLRSNDILVSDTGTCLLKLNALRLPANVVMESQTLWSSIGWGTPAALGCALAEPKRRVVLVTGDGAHQLTVQEIGVMGFTHINPVVIVLNNGLYGVEALISETGHAYNTLPPWRYADIPAALGCQGWWCGRAATVAELEQSLAAINELQGAAYLEVLIPAEESQPLADEVIEIMHQTTTPDGA
- a CDS encoding mechanosensitive ion channel family protein, with protein sequence MKKSLRFFWGIALGLLIGLTSFSYAHSAETLIALGLGEEKTIIPLEEQPFYDQLEIYDSNWDQSYLGKVTGFTPQQTLLRFYAVMARVGEIIRDVGQKADESPGMLWSESVREEIKEAEVLFRVAKRTMDDSSIPESIRKDTLEESVLKLKEILDYAFTHSREPIDIPNNKNQTDWTIPGTAITLTRSVKNDNGNQDYFFSQETLENINRMYAFVRQTYGDTTADEIISENPLASPRIYQDFSYSPGYLVPPKWYVSLPEDIKLFLQIPFGEQSLLQYLMAILLALIYLPLVMACLFKLLNTYRLNVDSSGNLLNRFANRQIELSWRRFYLALPIGPLSMIAKTIVANRINFTGEALQNSNSFFDVVTYISFGVAIVLFFEAMAGSSAVWVMRFRGSQSELEKRRLRNLILPFSRFFGAIGAVILLYQLMLRLGMPPNAVIAFSAVPGLAVGLGGSRLLGNLFAGIAIQSDRPVRVGEFCKIGNEMGFVSRIGLRSIDMITLSGRITIPNNKVEDEIIKNFSDRKQNSGLSEHSISQGIELKMDLPSGLGVGQLNAIVERTQDLIQNSSRLDSPVVSFSEAGSSGAALTVFAKASSDNWKDYLQLQQDLIAQIKTIIAVVNNFKHSVSIAYDTPSDKRREIPSIIRDVVESDSQLKLGACRLSTLSDYSLDFSFMVDSMHEDAGSFFDSISRMKEGILQAFEDRQIEIPFPTSVEIQK
- a CDS encoding GTP-binding protein, with the translated sequence MGQVCLVSGPPGCGKTTWVLETLRQHQGSCAFLRLEGDRSEGLEQGVDGGIDPAWLKDQIPELISLQPSESGEELHREAQLTLIEVQQFRVPETLGLDGYGASVRERLDALRLKPDQTLHFGRDSVLPTHDTLEFNKLEAWHINLQRSVWDPNSLSSFWFELVNGAYGDVYRAKGLMNLPDGRAFLCNWMVSQQESQFLPLDGIAPDSERPDRPSALVVQGKALEPRGIQATIDDCLLSDDVMALQQRHRQEQIPASSTQS
- a CDS encoding metallophosphoesterase, translated to MNHAVISCLHANLAAVEAVLEDIDSQGIDTITCLGDLVGYGPQPNEVVELVRERGIASCQGCWDEDIIDGLNACECSYPSQLAERRGHRAHHWTAATLTESNRAFLAELPMTLRRGSSLFVHGSPNSQHEYLLPDMNAFAALERVETAGAETLFCGHTHQPYVRELSGGSIRVRVQQGNQIQPAMEQELSLPMRRIVNAGSVGEPRHGSTKATYVVHNDATGEVDIREVAYDVDKTCRAIVEAGLPEVFAWRLSHGFEYAERADDASHVCER
- a CDS encoding phosphoesterase translates to MERWALVSGLNGDLDLYERIQRDLKRQRDVASLFVLGDLVGACTSCNALLDRLRRPKPGDLTPDCVYGWRDDQLLAECGYRGERKADALRQNEGEASLANLLAAVDPDHLGWLASLQFGFIELDCALIHGSSADVADRLTETTSPLILMDRLTRLDVNRLFTARSGRQFRLELTGGEIRSKVTDHSGEHQAAQAVPKRSVIGIGEGDHYTLYDPATDHLTFLDLSKSRGQRKRGFG
- a CDS encoding DUF3721 domain-containing protein; protein product: MYATQVEAQQRADQLGCSTTHQNNNRWMPCANEQELHQQLRKQ
- a CDS encoding DUF411 domain-containing protein, which codes for MTAHRSLTSLSFPQAVGRVGALLLSTCLWSTPPVMAHGTSGGPVSMPNTMHADGPEITVYRSASCGCCTQWGEHLAAAGFRIDDQVTEAMDGVKEQQGIAPDVASCHTALVEGYVIEGHVPVASIQRLLTERPEIRGLSVPGMPMGSPGMEMQGVETERFDVMAIALDGNLSVFDRY
- a CDS encoding DUF3764 family protein, with the protein product MTETTVLDFKLSTTFESYRTHMHAPEQQAMFKAMGVSIFYIGVSHDDPTRATVMFQGPENVLYDIFMAPDTKPVVEASGHVYDGTVITRWLAE
- a CDS encoding phosphatase PAP2 family protein, giving the protein MALPRIVSSILAIAATITLWGGAAAAESAQYCESNVGSPDNPKEWKHGLLEGYLPASSLPNSLELLPAPPQSGSAANALDVVEAEATFPLRGTPRWDLAARDADLHFPAAASIYSCALGLPISKEETPRLYTLLHRMLTDAGLATYQAKNHYQRARPFTINNQPICTPEDEQGLRNDGSYPSGHTAAGWAWALVLSEITPERRDQLLARGLEYGRSRSICNVHWFSDIQAGQTIGSAAVAQLHTDPIFRADVRAAALEVKTLRDQGKTPDGTYCSLEIEALKQ